One genomic segment of Candidatus Zixiibacteriota bacterium includes these proteins:
- a CDS encoding DUF1801 domain-containing protein yields MMEKNEKILDFMMILSKNEETIVSRLRKLALKQSDEVREDIKWNALCFFKGDRAFVGIMPYKKYISVIFDRGVELEDPDAMLEGKGHIMRHIKIRCLNDLKEKHLSSYIKGSFLLDEEEE; encoded by the coding sequence ATGATGGAAAAGAATGAGAAAATTCTCGATTTCATGATGATATTGAGCAAGAATGAAGAGACCATAGTATCGCGTTTGAGAAAGTTGGCTCTTAAACAATCTGATGAAGTGCGTGAAGATATAAAATGGAATGCCCTTTGCTTTTTCAAGGGTGATCGTGCTTTTGTCGGTATTATGCCATACAAGAAGTATATTTCCGTAATCTTTGATCGTGGTGTGGAATTGGAAGATCCAGACGCAATGCTGGAAGGCAAAGGTCACATCATGCGGCATATCAAGATTCGGTGTCTGAATGACCTGAAGGAAAAACACCTGTCTTCATATATCAAAGGATCGTTCTTATTGGATGAGGAGGAAGAGTAA
- a CDS encoding VOC family protein, whose product MIAETVSACIVTEKIEESRDFYVKHFHAKITFDCGWYVNLQIGKETSELQFMSPQEQGPPACNPAGLTYNFSVSDVDAEYERLTGEGLTPIMPIEDHPWGDRGFAILDPNGVMLYIYSDREPAEEFKQYFK is encoded by the coding sequence ATGATCGCAGAAACAGTGTCTGCGTGCATCGTCACAGAGAAGATTGAAGAATCCCGTGACTTCTATGTAAAGCACTTCCATGCTAAGATCACATTTGACTGCGGTTGGTATGTGAATCTACAAATCGGCAAGGAAACTTCCGAGCTGCAGTTCATGTCACCGCAAGAGCAGGGACCTCCAGCATGCAACCCGGCGGGTCTGACATATAATTTCTCGGTGTCAGATGTGGATGCGGAATATGAACGACTTACTGGTGAGGGTCTAACTCCCATCATGCCAATCGAAGATCACCCGTGGGGCGATCGTGGGTTTGCAATTCTGGATCCGAATGGAGTCATGCTCTACATCTACTCCGACAGGGAACCAGCGGAGGAGTTCAAGCAATACTTCAAATGA
- a CDS encoding TonB-dependent receptor, with amino-acid sequence MRRVFLCTCLVVVCGALGATATENKGSLESPHQLDDSTVVTANRYGLSFEQAIWPATIISLDRELAQPSLATVLEGQAGVDIRSYNGDGSVATLSSWGVFNRHMLLLYNGRVVKDYSLGGFNLSDFSADEFERVEIVKGPQSAFYGSDAVGGVVNLISRNAMVQRTDFVGRIGSFGYRQYRADMAHKIGPLGIGVGMEQVTTDNRRANGGVDRLLGSVRGDYVSGDNCHALAFTARYFNDSLGVPGPVPDQDFIPAYGNNESNSLTARQQDENYSFDLQYRYDDDESTRGQVDLFWEKKELEYRSLYNYSFFYEGEDESFNVDSVDVLAYSRYLKRSSGLSVRLIRDTGPMVLAGGVDWLSGSLHASSDDTSHATNIVGPFAPYEYGYVTAADWDGRQNQFDVWSNVASTEWNRMHIDVSGRLQFVSGRKTQPSYNLGLNYHATHSVRVKLGYAYAFRLPSIAEQFADDVYTAGNSGLDPETARSLHGSVAVSALGDRLSCMTTVFHQRIASLILYEYNPTIFRSAPVNVERFRSTGIDINLEADLGSGISLSWDGVVQEAEQTTDHGQTFVKAYYVPDIKWRADLAVHSALWDGSVTVSHTSERSIEMWGGSEKEISSVYELGLGVGVHLSRVFHFGLSVHDLTDQRRPDQFGFTTGDGDYPGLGRRFLLEVKISPR; translated from the coding sequence ATGAGGCGCGTTTTTCTTTGCACGTGTCTGGTAGTTGTTTGTGGCGCGTTGGGAGCCACTGCAACCGAGAACAAAGGCAGTCTTGAATCGCCGCATCAGCTCGACGATTCAACCGTTGTCACCGCCAATCGCTACGGCCTATCGTTCGAACAAGCGATCTGGCCCGCGACAATCATTTCCCTCGACCGGGAGTTAGCCCAACCATCGTTGGCAACTGTACTTGAAGGTCAAGCCGGAGTCGACATTCGCAGTTACAATGGTGACGGTTCGGTGGCGACGCTTTCCAGTTGGGGGGTGTTCAATCGTCATATGCTGCTTCTATACAACGGACGAGTGGTTAAAGACTATTCGTTGGGCGGGTTCAATCTTTCCGATTTCAGTGCGGATGAATTCGAGCGCGTGGAAATCGTTAAAGGACCGCAGTCAGCGTTCTATGGTTCGGATGCTGTCGGCGGAGTGGTGAATCTCATTTCGCGCAACGCGATGGTTCAGCGGACCGATTTTGTTGGTCGGATTGGATCGTTCGGATACCGGCAATATCGTGCCGACATGGCTCACAAGATTGGTCCGTTGGGAATCGGGGTCGGGATGGAGCAGGTCACGACCGATAACCGACGCGCAAATGGTGGAGTCGACAGGCTACTCGGCAGTGTGCGCGGCGACTATGTCTCCGGTGATAATTGTCATGCCCTGGCATTTACCGCTCGCTACTTCAACGACAGCCTTGGTGTGCCCGGTCCGGTGCCCGATCAGGATTTCATTCCGGCCTACGGCAACAACGAATCCAATAGCCTCACTGCCCGGCAGCAGGATGAGAACTATTCGTTTGACCTTCAATATCGATACGACGACGATGAATCGACCCGTGGCCAGGTTGATCTGTTCTGGGAGAAGAAGGAGTTGGAATATAGGTCGCTCTACAACTACAGTTTCTTTTATGAAGGGGAAGATGAATCGTTCAATGTCGATTCTGTTGATGTGCTGGCCTACAGTCGGTATTTGAAACGGTCGTCCGGCTTGTCGGTCAGGCTCATAAGAGATACGGGACCAATGGTTCTGGCCGGGGGAGTGGACTGGCTGTCAGGGTCTCTTCATGCCAGCAGCGATGATACCAGTCACGCTACCAATATCGTTGGGCCATTTGCGCCATACGAATATGGATACGTAACAGCGGCCGACTGGGATGGGCGTCAGAACCAATTTGATGTGTGGTCGAATGTAGCCTCTACCGAGTGGAATCGCATGCACATCGATGTGAGTGGGCGACTCCAGTTTGTTAGTGGAAGAAAAACGCAACCCTCTTACAATCTGGGCTTGAACTACCATGCCACACATTCTGTTCGTGTCAAACTCGGCTATGCCTACGCCTTTCGTCTACCGAGTATTGCCGAGCAATTCGCTGACGATGTTTATACTGCCGGCAACTCTGGCCTTGATCCCGAAACAGCGCGATCTCTTCACGGCAGCGTCGCCGTTTCTGCTCTGGGCGACCGGTTGAGTTGTATGACGACTGTTTTTCACCAACGTATCGCCTCGCTCATTTTGTATGAGTACAATCCGACGATCTTCCGCTCGGCGCCGGTGAATGTTGAGCGTTTCCGTTCGACCGGAATTGACATCAACCTGGAAGCCGATCTGGGCAGTGGAATCAGTTTGAGCTGGGATGGGGTTGTACAAGAGGCTGAGCAGACTACCGATCATGGGCAGACCTTTGTTAAGGCATATTATGTACCGGATATCAAGTGGCGTGCGGACCTTGCAGTGCATTCTGCGCTCTGGGATGGCAGTGTGACGGTGTCACACACTTCCGAGCGTTCGATTGAAATGTGGGGGGGAAGCGAAAAAGAAATCTCATCCGTCTATGAACTGGGACTGGGAGTGGGAGTTCATTTGTCCCGTGTCTTTCACTTTGGATTATCCGTTCATGATCTCACTGACCAGCGTCGTCCGGATCAGTTTGGGTTTACAACAGGTGATGGCGACTATCCCGGTTTGGGCCGAAGGTTCCTGCTGGAAGTTAAGATTTCGCCACGTTGA
- a CDS encoding oligosaccharide flippase family protein → MLNVGQQFFKNMCSSWSAYLVRIIITFFFVPYITSVLGGERYGVWVIIFQTVFYFSLLDCGLTSALTRYISKFLARRDHDSINRVLNTANVLYFFTGALVLAGVVGFATLFFHYFKISDPALMHEGRTALIILGAFMAFNFVALPFGNSLGAFHRYDIVNGLNVSEEIIRTALMVFMLTRGHGLVALALVILLLTVVKHLVAAGILLHQQPEVQIAPSQADKPTARMLFTYSRISMGIALCWLILYNTDSVLLGLLNSTVAAAIYSPGAQLMRHLRGIINAIAIPLVPAVSHIEATSPLEVIRSVYLRAIKYVSFFSFSVAVGVVIYAQNFVDLWLAPEFSQAADVMRILAVGTAVLLPQIIGDAILFAIEEHRKLLVVLVCESVLKLILAVFLIREYGILGMAFAVVIPQLLLFTTLYPYMMSKVVKTSWWRIMRRIALAGTTGAALTLPTAYLIRWVWEPTTWTGFFGNLFVILAICLTVGYFLVEPEDRKRIRGWTGR, encoded by the coding sequence GTGCTTAATGTTGGTCAACAATTTTTCAAGAACATGTGCTCATCATGGTCTGCCTATCTGGTACGGATCATAATCACCTTTTTCTTTGTACCCTACATAACTTCGGTACTCGGTGGTGAACGCTACGGTGTATGGGTAATAATCTTTCAGACTGTCTTCTATTTTTCACTGCTTGACTGCGGACTAACCTCGGCTCTCACCAGGTATATTAGTAAGTTTCTTGCTCGTCGTGACCATGATAGTATCAATCGAGTACTCAATACAGCCAACGTACTCTATTTTTTCACTGGTGCACTGGTTCTGGCCGGCGTGGTTGGCTTTGCTACTCTGTTCTTCCATTACTTCAAAATATCCGATCCGGCGCTGATGCATGAAGGAAGAACGGCTTTGATAATTCTCGGGGCTTTCATGGCTTTCAATTTCGTGGCTCTCCCCTTCGGCAACTCGCTCGGCGCGTTTCATCGCTACGATATTGTCAACGGTTTGAATGTCTCCGAAGAAATAATCCGTACTGCGCTTATGGTTTTCATGCTGACCCGTGGCCACGGTCTGGTGGCGCTCGCATTGGTAATTCTGCTCCTGACTGTGGTCAAGCATCTGGTGGCAGCTGGAATTCTGTTGCACCAGCAACCGGAAGTACAGATTGCCCCCTCACAAGCCGACAAACCAACAGCGCGGATGCTATTTACATATTCCAGGATCTCAATGGGCATCGCCCTGTGCTGGCTGATTCTATACAACACTGACTCCGTACTGCTTGGTTTGCTGAACTCCACAGTAGCGGCAGCAATATATAGCCCGGGTGCTCAACTGATGCGCCACCTGCGGGGTATCATCAATGCCATAGCTATTCCTCTTGTGCCGGCGGTCTCGCATATCGAAGCCACCAGTCCTCTGGAAGTCATTCGCAGTGTCTATCTGCGAGCAATCAAGTACGTCAGCTTTTTCTCCTTCTCAGTCGCAGTCGGGGTCGTGATCTACGCCCAGAACTTCGTTGATCTCTGGCTGGCACCAGAGTTCTCACAGGCCGCTGATGTCATGCGTATTCTGGCCGTAGGTACGGCCGTATTGCTGCCACAGATCATCGGTGATGCTATCTTGTTTGCCATTGAGGAACACCGCAAATTGCTGGTGGTGCTGGTGTGCGAGTCGGTTCTCAAACTCATTCTGGCTGTGTTCCTGATCCGTGAGTATGGAATTTTGGGGATGGCCTTCGCAGTAGTAATTCCGCAACTGCTACTGTTCACAACCCTCTACCCCTACATGATGTCGAAAGTGGTCAAAACATCCTGGTGGCGAATCATGCGTCGAATTGCCCTGGCCGGAACGACAGGAGCCGCTCTGACACTACCCACTGCGTATCTAATTCGATGGGTCTGGGAGCCGACAACATGGACCGGGTTCTTCGGTAACCTGTTTGTCATCCTGGCGATTTGTCTGACAGTCGGATATTTCCTGGTGGAACCAGAAGACAGAAAACGGATCAGAGGATGGACGGGACGATAG
- a CDS encoding tetratricopeptide repeat protein, whose amino-acid sequence MNRFLMRFAYQVLFAVLVLGATALVQAEDVKPIINEVLTKGDTVKAIGLLGNEIDVDPAYHYNYYILGRIHFNQGRCPEARDQFLVALTKKKKHLESKYYLGLCYIKLGELDEAEKLMEEGRKKAKKDLKHMFENGYGLVKLAQGDYREADHAFRQALVGDSMNAEYHINLGDANFYSGVPYLAIVEYEKALQLDTASLEVYFHWAEACLETKDYGCAIEKLRTVLQKDSTHAPAWMRAGEIYFKAALSSRSRAERNERFKETIGSYKRYLELAATEPDSSNVRVFFGLALSYVNLSGWEESGKYFEQVLSIPYEPKDVYFYYGKSLWGTKEYAKSAEMLMKHIEWVGQQDADYHSRISEAELYQLLGDDYFYRKPDKDYASAIPHYKKSLAARPEQKRLLQNIAIGYHSLQSYAQAIEYYDLRIEAGLDSTSASIVKNAAYCALNLANQAGDGDDEDIDEEEEDIALPASPEELYQKAVDYMVLYIEYHPEDVKAMLMVANTYLYQLSNCTEGVKYFQQLLTVDPDNCDAKKSLGYAYFGGVCNKNYTKALGYLKDAYTCYKSTDAGGPCTDVALVLWVAQCYHLRAAEKTQNQGDGAGEDDFREAHKWYGRVLQCEPGHAEAKKNRDEIQFEFSEKN is encoded by the coding sequence ATGAATAGGTTTTTGATGCGATTTGCTTATCAAGTATTGTTTGCTGTTCTTGTTTTGGGAGCAACAGCTTTGGTTCAGGCCGAAGATGTTAAACCGATCATTAATGAGGTTCTCACCAAAGGTGATACCGTCAAAGCGATTGGGCTTCTCGGCAATGAAATCGATGTCGACCCGGCTTACCACTACAACTACTATATATTGGGAAGAATCCACTTCAATCAGGGTCGATGCCCCGAAGCCCGCGACCAGTTCTTAGTGGCTCTGACCAAGAAGAAGAAACACCTTGAGTCCAAGTACTACCTGGGGCTTTGTTACATCAAATTGGGTGAGCTCGACGAGGCCGAAAAGCTGATGGAAGAGGGCCGGAAAAAGGCCAAGAAGGACCTGAAGCACATGTTTGAGAATGGCTACGGGTTGGTAAAACTGGCTCAGGGGGATTATCGGGAAGCCGATCATGCCTTCCGACAGGCTCTCGTAGGGGATTCTATGAATGCCGAGTACCATATTAATCTCGGTGATGCGAATTTCTATTCGGGTGTTCCTTATCTGGCTATTGTGGAATATGAGAAAGCTCTGCAGTTGGACACGGCTAGTCTTGAAGTGTATTTTCATTGGGCTGAAGCTTGCCTGGAGACGAAGGATTATGGTTGTGCCATCGAGAAGCTTCGTACTGTGCTCCAGAAAGACAGCACCCATGCCCCGGCGTGGATGCGGGCCGGCGAGATTTATTTCAAAGCGGCGCTGTCTTCGCGGTCGCGTGCCGAACGAAACGAGCGATTCAAGGAAACGATTGGATCTTACAAGCGGTATCTTGAGTTGGCTGCCACCGAGCCGGATTCTTCCAATGTTCGTGTGTTTTTTGGTCTCGCACTATCGTATGTGAATCTGTCTGGATGGGAGGAGTCGGGTAAGTATTTTGAACAGGTTCTGTCGATTCCTTACGAGCCCAAGGATGTCTACTTCTACTATGGCAAGTCGCTCTGGGGTACCAAGGAGTATGCCAAAAGTGCCGAGATGCTGATGAAGCATATCGAGTGGGTGGGTCAGCAGGATGCTGATTACCATTCGCGTATCAGCGAGGCCGAATTGTACCAACTTTTGGGTGACGATTATTTCTATCGCAAACCTGACAAAGATTATGCCTCGGCTATACCTCATTACAAGAAGTCACTTGCAGCCAGACCGGAACAGAAGCGACTGCTTCAAAACATCGCTATTGGTTATCATTCGCTTCAGTCATACGCACAGGCGATTGAATACTACGACCTGCGGATCGAAGCCGGGCTGGATTCCACCAGCGCTTCGATCGTGAAGAACGCTGCATATTGTGCACTTAACCTAGCCAATCAGGCGGGTGACGGCGACGATGAAGATATTGATGAAGAGGAAGAGGACATTGCGCTTCCGGCCAGTCCGGAGGAGTTGTATCAGAAGGCCGTGGATTACATGGTGCTGTACATCGAGTATCACCCAGAGGATGTCAAAGCAATGTTGATGGTGGCCAACACCTACCTTTACCAGCTGTCCAACTGTACTGAAGGGGTCAAGTATTTCCAGCAGTTGCTGACTGTTGATCCGGACAATTGTGACGCCAAGAAATCGCTCGGTTATGCCTATTTCGGTGGAGTTTGCAACAAGAACTACACCAAGGCTCTGGGATATCTCAAAGATGCCTATACCTGTTACAAGTCCACCGATGCTGGTGGGCCGTGTACGGATGTGGCGTTGGTGCTATGGGTAGCTCAGTGTTACCATTTGCGAGCTGCTGAAAAGACTCAGAATCAGGGAGATGGTGCGGGCGAGGATGATTTTAGAGAAGCTCATAAGTGGTATGGTCGTGTGCTCCAGTGTGAACCCGGACATGCTGAAGCCAAGAAGAACCGGGATGAAATCCAATTCGAGTTTTCGGAGAAAAATTGA
- a CDS encoding MotA/TolQ/ExbB proton channel family protein, whose amino-acid sequence MVKQTIFVTLNAIVAFAIGGGLFYGVFRTSENPIIHSVYQGGPLVVLLIAIFIMCMVFVIERYVSLYKVAKGKSSVQVFFKKLVTLIQNDDFDGALAACDKQRGTTANVLRAGIDRYREVKDSSAYDSEKKITLTQASIEEANALEGPLLERNLIALSTIASIATMVGLLGTTIGMIRAFAATGNVEGGVIDATALATGISEALINTAGGLLSGILGIFFYNFFVNKVDAFNYTTDEATFEIIQILKAKQGI is encoded by the coding sequence GTGGTTAAACAGACGATCTTTGTGACGCTTAATGCGATCGTAGCCTTCGCGATAGGCGGTGGTCTCTTTTACGGTGTATTTAGAACGTCGGAGAATCCCATCATTCACTCGGTCTACCAGGGTGGTCCGCTGGTAGTCTTGTTGATCGCGATTTTCATCATGTGTATGGTATTCGTAATCGAGCGCTACGTTTCGTTGTACAAGGTGGCTAAGGGGAAGAGCTCGGTACAGGTTTTCTTTAAGAAGCTTGTCACTCTGATCCAGAACGATGATTTTGATGGCGCTCTGGCTGCCTGCGACAAGCAACGCGGTACAACTGCGAATGTCCTGCGGGCCGGTATTGACCGTTACCGCGAGGTCAAGGATAGTTCAGCTTATGACTCTGAGAAGAAAATCACGCTGACCCAGGCTTCGATTGAAGAGGCCAATGCGTTGGAAGGACCATTGTTGGAACGGAACCTGATCGCTCTCTCGACGATTGCGTCCATTGCAACGATGGTCGGTCTGCTGGGAACGACGATTGGTATGATTCGCGCCTTCGCCGCCACCGGTAATGTCGAGGGTGGCGTTATTGATGCTACCGCTCTGGCGACCGGTATCTCCGAGGCGCTGATCAACACAGCTGGTGGTTTGCTGTCTGGTATTTTGGGTATCTTCTTCTACAACTTCTTTGTGAACAAGGTGGATGCTTTCAACTACACGACCGATGAAGCCACTTTTGAAATTATTCAGATCCTGAAAGCGAAACAGGGGATCTAA
- a CDS encoding biopolymer transporter ExbD: MAGKKRRVAITIDMTPMVDIAFLLLIFYMATTTFKPPEARAVELPASHSQIELPGKDIINITITKYDSIYVDYVQIATIEIEGQMVNTTVRYVRTCDKYNVSEEINRARAKILRALLVIKADRRASFGIMDDVMSSMQENHLERFLIITDNEVETKAAAEGS, translated from the coding sequence ATGGCCGGAAAGAAACGGCGAGTTGCAATTACAATTGATATGACGCCGATGGTGGATATCGCCTTCCTGTTGCTGATTTTCTACATGGCGACCACCACGTTTAAGCCGCCGGAGGCACGCGCGGTAGAATTGCCCGCATCTCATTCGCAAATCGAATTGCCGGGCAAGGACATTATCAACATCACGATCACCAAGTACGACTCAATCTATGTTGATTATGTCCAGATCGCTACCATTGAGATCGAAGGTCAGATGGTTAACACTACTGTTCGCTATGTTCGCACCTGCGACAAGTACAATGTTTCGGAAGAGATTAACCGCGCTCGCGCCAAGATTCTCAGGGCCTTACTTGTGATCAAGGCGGACCGGCGGGCGAGTTTTGGAATTATGGATGATGTGATGTCGTCGATGCAGGAAAATCACCTGGAGCGATTTCTTATCATCACGGACAACGAAGTTGAGACGAAGGCGGCGGCGGAGGGCAGTTGA
- a CDS encoding biopolymer transporter ExbD, whose translation MAGDVVERQKKGGKKGLRRPKRRISIRIDMTPMVDIAFLLLIFYMVSTVFSMPQAMEINLPPDDQTEEIEVKESNLLTIRIDEESRFWWNLKTPTPENLPLMLPSNPNKPDSIVYKLNPDTLQGLLLEQNRANDKLNTLILIHKDATYADMVDILDEVDLIERSWNKYTADQLGKKVDELTKDEKFSYRYAIGDWNPRDDKILEAALANVMAAGGGE comes from the coding sequence ATGGCCGGTGACGTAGTAGAACGCCAGAAAAAAGGCGGTAAAAAAGGTCTAAGACGGCCGAAGCGCAGAATCTCGATCCGCATCGACATGACGCCGATGGTGGATATCGCTTTCCTGTTGCTCATTTTCTATATGGTATCAACGGTATTTTCCATGCCTCAGGCGATGGAGATTAACCTTCCGCCGGATGATCAGACTGAGGAGATCGAGGTCAAGGAATCTAACCTGTTGACCATTCGGATCGACGAGGAAAGTCGTTTCTGGTGGAATCTTAAGACCCCGACACCGGAGAACCTGCCGCTGATGCTTCCGTCGAATCCTAATAAGCCGGATTCGATAGTTTACAAGCTCAACCCGGATACTCTACAGGGCTTGCTTCTGGAACAGAACCGAGCTAACGACAAGCTCAACACGCTAATCCTTATTCACAAAGATGCCACTTATGCCGACATGGTAGACATTCTGGACGAGGTTGACCTTATCGAGCGTTCCTGGAACAAGTATACAGCCGACCAGCTCGGTAAGAAAGTAGATGAGCTTACCAAGGATGAGAAGTTCTCTTATCGCTACGCTATCGGTGATTGGAACCCACGCGATGACAAGATCCTAGAGGCGGCTCTGGCCAATGTGATGGCAGCAGGAGGAGGTGAGTAA
- a CDS encoding energy transducer TonB: MADNTNSALYSSYGAYALKAKYQQSFIIGTGSMLGFVLLILLIGWVISIMGEEDYLDAPAVVIKTVADLGPPPSISKPKPQIELAQPNVAAPKVGIPKPVADDEVLDEDVVIATRDELAEIVAPDISSSSDAGDIVVDIADDDYLPAPDEFIKVEHIPEMIHSIDPKYPRLAEQAGITGVVWVKALVDESGSVLKAIVGKTSGTTSLDEAAVEAAYKYKYKPAIQNGRPIKCWVTYKVDFVL, translated from the coding sequence ATGGCTGATAACACCAACAGCGCTCTGTACTCATCTTATGGTGCCTATGCTCTGAAAGCCAAGTACCAGCAGAGTTTCATAATCGGTACTGGATCTATGCTCGGTTTTGTGTTGCTCATCCTACTCATTGGGTGGGTGATCTCCATAATGGGCGAGGAAGACTATCTTGATGCCCCTGCGGTCGTCATCAAAACTGTGGCCGATCTGGGACCTCCACCGAGTATCAGCAAGCCCAAACCACAGATCGAACTTGCCCAGCCGAACGTCGCAGCCCCAAAGGTTGGTATCCCGAAGCCTGTCGCAGATGATGAAGTGTTGGACGAAGATGTGGTTATCGCTACTCGCGACGAACTGGCCGAAATCGTGGCACCGGATATCTCATCTTCGAGTGACGCCGGTGACATTGTCGTGGACATCGCCGATGATGATTACCTGCCGGCACCGGATGAGTTCATAAAGGTGGAACATATCCCGGAGATGATTCACTCGATAGATCCGAAGTACCCGCGCTTGGCCGAGCAGGCCGGGATTACCGGTGTTGTATGGGTCAAGGCGCTGGTCGATGAAAGTGGCAGCGTGCTTAAGGCGATTGTGGGCAAAACATCGGGTACCACTTCGCTGGACGAAGCTGCAGTTGAAGCAGCCTACAAGTACAAATACAAACCCGCGATTCAGAATGGCCGACCCATCAAATGTTGGGTGACTTACAAAGTTGATTTCGTACTGTAG
- a CDS encoding TonB family protein, which translates to MKHKQRTPYGAYELKATYQRNMLVAMMIVTSAVLVVLLAAAVAAQLSAVDVEPIDTQEEYIEIIINTTPPPTIIREKKDFTVEAPRRKENVEVGIPTPVPDTEGPDEDMLIASQADLRNKVGTNPFDGGGGAGPETDLRGRSLPPMSDWEPRMGDFVKVEVEPEMIYEETPTYPKLLQKAGITGIVWVWALVDEQGKVTKAQVARSSGNDAMDEAAVKAAYKCQYSPGIQNGRPVKVGVTYKVEFVL; encoded by the coding sequence ATGAAACACAAGCAGCGCACCCCTTATGGTGCATACGAACTCAAAGCGACCTACCAGCGCAATATGCTGGTGGCTATGATGATTGTTACTAGCGCAGTGTTGGTCGTTTTGTTGGCGGCGGCGGTCGCGGCACAACTGAGTGCCGTCGATGTTGAGCCGATTGATACGCAGGAAGAGTACATAGAGATCATCATTAACACCACACCGCCACCGACGATAATTCGTGAAAAGAAAGACTTTACAGTGGAGGCTCCCCGGAGGAAGGAGAATGTTGAAGTCGGTATTCCGACACCGGTTCCTGACACGGAAGGACCGGACGAGGATATGTTGATCGCATCGCAAGCCGATCTGAGGAACAAGGTAGGGACAAACCCTTTTGACGGTGGAGGTGGGGCTGGTCCGGAGACTGATTTGCGGGGTAGGTCACTTCCTCCTATGAGCGATTGGGAACCTCGCATGGGTGACTTCGTCAAGGTCGAAGTAGAGCCTGAGATGATCTACGAAGAGACACCCACGTATCCGAAGCTTCTCCAGAAGGCAGGGATCACCGGTATAGTATGGGTGTGGGCATTAGTGGACGAGCAGGGGAAAGTGACAAAGGCACAAGTGGCCAGATCGAGCGGGAACGATGCAATGGATGAAGCCGCCGTTAAGGCCGCATACAAATGCCAATACAGCCCTGGGATCCAAAATGGCCGACCGGTTAAGGTCGGCGTGACATACAAAGTAGAGTTCGTGTTGTAG